From the Xylella fastidiosa genome, the window ACGCGGTAGCGGCATGGTACGCAAAGCCAAAGAACTCGCCCAACAGCACGGCTGGTTCCTCGCCAGCCAATTTTCCAACCCAGCCAACCCTGCCTATCACCGCAACACCACCGCCGCGGAAATCCTACGAGACTTTGCCGGACGCCGCCTCGACCACTTCGTCAGTGGATGGGGCACCGGCGGCACGCTTACTGGCGTTGGTGAAGTACTGAAAATCGCGCGACCAGACATCAAAATCACCGCCAGCGAACCTGCCAGCGCAGCACTGCTCCAAGGGAAGGAATGGCAACCCCACAAGATTCAGGGATGGACACCCGATTTCGTACCGGAGGTACTGAATCGTTCCGTTCCACACCACATCCTCAGTGTTACCGACGACGATGCAATCACGGTAGCCCGTCGCCTGGCCGCGGAGGAAGGTGTTTTCTCGGGGATCTCCGGCGGTGCCTCCGTCGCAACAGCACTGCAGATCGCACAACAGGCCGAACCGGGTGCCGTGATCCTCGCCATGCTCCCAGATACCGGCGAACGTTACTTCTCCACCCCTCTGTTCGCTGACATCAATGAGCATTCAGACGACGCGTGGTTAGCCAGTCTCGGCTGAACACAGCAGAATGTTCCTGAGCTGGCGCAGCGCAACACGCTCCACGGCCGATGTGTCCTCCATCGCACAACAAATGGACACGTCGCATGGACTCCACAGCAATCATCGCCACCCAAGCAAGCCTATCCCGTGCAGTACAGTCACACGAAGCACAAAACTAAAGAACATTAGGAACATTCACAGCCGCAGATACAGCGCACCTCACGCGTTCATCCCATCGCTATCATTAGCGGCTACCATCCCCGCTGCCAACACCCCCGCAGATGGCGTTGCAACACGTAGCACACACTCCTGCGCTTGCCGATACACACACGCAAAGCCCCACTGCGATCTGGTCGCCAAACAGCACATCAAACGCAACGTGGCCCATCTGGCCAGCGCATCATCCTGCATGGATGCAGAGCACCCTCAGCAAGGCCGACTTAACCATGTCAACATCCGACCCCTATGGGTGCGGATGCCGCCAATCCCATTGGCGGCGTTGTTACAACATAGGCATCTCAACGGAAGACATCCGTTTGCACACCGCAAGTGGCGCTGCATCACAACAATGCACTGCCCAACACATCGGGATGCCCAGCGGCAAAGAAACCCGCACCGTGGAAATTTTGCGATTGAAACACGCGGCGCAGCAAAGCCGTGACTGATGCCGAGGCTGAATACTTCAATTAGCTCGGCGACAAAACGTCTGCCAAGCCGATGAGGTGTCATTGGAATATGGATGCTTTTGTTAAGAAACTGCTGTAAACAGTTCGCTATTTCTCAAGTCCGAGTCCCTTTCCATTACGTACAGACTGTTTGACTTTCTCAAGTTTATCAATGAGCACCTGTAATGGGGGCAATCCCATTGACGCACGCCGCTTATCTACAAACTGCTCGTCTTCAATCGGGTACAACTCCAAGTCTCCGTTTGCCTGTGTCCCGTAGCGCTGTGGTTTGTGTTCATAGACCAAGAGGCGGTCTACGAATGTTGCGTAGTCATCCTTGGGGAAATCACCCCTGGCGGCAAGTTCTCCCATTTCTTTCTCAAAGCGCTTCATGAACGCTGGACTGGAGTGCTGGATGATCAGAAACTCGGCGGTGACAGCGTCCTTGCCCACCTCATTGAGCCTGAATAATCCGCGCCCTTGCATCAGCCGTTCTAACTGTTGCTGTCGCTTAAGATCGGCTGCATACAATGCATAATCATCAAATCCAGGCGACATGGCGCGTTTGCGGTCAACCTGATCCTGTTCCCCCATGACGATCAGTTGAGCTGCAATATCTTTTAATTGTGCTGCTGGCCTTCCAGACACGGAACGTTTTGTATCATCGGTATGTGTTGTGTTCATTGGCACACCTGAAGCATGTGTAGCTAACATCAGGGCAGCGAACAGTGCCCCCCTGGTGATTGCATGGATCATTTCTCTACCCACATATCATTGCGTTGGACCGAAGTGTAAGGTGCGCCTTTGCTCTCTAATTCCGAACGCCACTGAGTGAATGCGATGGAGTTCTTGTAGTCTGCATAGGAAGGAGGAGCGGGGAGCGGTAACGTGGCCCAGCTTGCCGTTAAAGGCGGGATTGCTGCGGCCGAAGGGGCAGCCTATGGCGCACTTGGTGAAACACGCACCGGAGAAAATCGGCTCACGAATGCAGGCTACGGCGCATTAGGCGGCGTGTTAGGCCGTGGCGTGAGCGGCGTTGTGCACGGCGCAGCGCGTCGCCTAGTGCGTGAAGCTGATCCGATCCTACGTGCCGCGACCGACATTGCGCAACGTGAAGGGATTCCGCTGCATATTTCTCAGATCGCACAATCCACGCCGCTACGTACCGCCGCTAGTGTCGCAAAATACATCCCATTCAGCGGCGCAGACGCAGCTGCAGGCAATCAGCAGAACGCGTGGAACAAAGCACTAACCCGCCACGTAGGCGATGCAACAGAACGGCTAGATGATCGCTGGTTAGCAAGCCAGAAACAGCGTTTTAACGATACATATAACGCGATTTGGGACGATAGAAACATAGCGTTATCTCCCCAAGCGGCTGCACGTATGCAGGAAGTAGTGAACGATGCGTATCGAGATTTAGGCGCCGACGGCGGGAAAATCGTTCAAAACCAGTTTCACCGTATTTTTAATGACATCGTGCGCGCAGGGCATGAAGGCCCCATTAGCGGCAGAAACTATCAAACGTTGGTGCGTGATTTAGCAGGCGTCCAGCCTGGTACATCCACCGGCCACTATGTAGGCCGTCTACGGAAAGAACTTGTTAACGATGCAGAACAATCGCTAAAAACGTCTAATGATCCTGGCGACGTTGCAGCGCTTGAATTGTTTAAAAAAACCAACCAGCAGTACAACAATTTTAAAACCTTGGAAAAGCTTCTCACGCGCCCCGCAGGTGCGCGCGCAGATATTACACCGGCGGGATTATGGAGCGCGGTTAACGCACGCGGCCCCAAAGCAACGCAAGAGTATCGCGATTTAGCAAAAGTCGGCCAAACCGTCTTAAAAGATCCAATCCCCGATTCAGGCACCCCTGGCCGCATGTTATCTATGGGCCTGCTCGGCGGCGGCGGCGTGGTCACAGGTGGCCTAATACCGACATTAGCCACCATCGCCGGAGGCGTAACACTTGGCGGCGCGCTGAACTCAGCAACGCTAGGAAACCTGCTAGCGCGCAACGCCGCAACCCCGAGCTTACTAGCTCCCTTAGCTCCTCTCTTAACTGCTGAAGGCGCTATTGGCACTTTGCGCCGTGCAGCACGTCAAGCAGCGCAACGTGCATTCATCGTACATCAACAACAACTGCACAACGCCGACTAGTAACCCTATTTCCCAAGGCTTCACAGCAAGCGGCGCAGCGTCCCCTGAATCCTGAATCCTGAATCATCGGACCGCTTGTCTACGCATCGTTCCCAAAACCGCCACAGTACGACTTGAAGCATCAAACATAGAAGGCACCAGCATCACAGCCAGCGCCTTCGCCACAATGAGCAAAGAAGCTCACCCCTTCCACTTACCAAGAGCGGCCAGACCATTTTCCTTGGCCCGCTCGTACACAACCTGCTGCGCTTTGGCGAAATTGCCCTTCATATCCTGTGACCACAACTTCAATGCCGCCTGCTGCATCGCACGGCCATAAGAGAAACTCAACGGCCACGGCAAGGGATCAAATTGATTCATCGCATTCAAATGTGCCGTGGACTGCGCATCCGTCTGTCCACCAGATAAGAACACAATACCCGGCAGGATCGCAGGCACTGTCGATTTCAAACACATCACCGTGGATTCAGCCACTTCATCAATACTGGCCTGCTCCTCACAGTCGGTACCAGGGATCACCATAGACGCCTTCAGAATGGTTCCTTCAAGCACCACATTCTGCTCATACAGCGCATTGAACAGGGAACGCAACGTCGCCTCGGTCACTTCATAAGCAGCCGAGATGTCATGGTTACCATCCATAATGACCTCCGGCTCCACCATCGGCACCAAGCCCTGCTCCTGACACAACGCCGCATAACGCGCTAGCGCGTGTACATTGGCATCAATGCACATCCCTGACGGAATATCATCACCAATGTTGATAACAGCACGCCACTTGGCAAAACGTGCGCCAAGCTTGTAATACTCCTCCAGTCGTGCACGCAACCCATCCAACCCCTCCGTGACCAACTCACCAGGACACCCTGCTAACGGATATGCGCCCTTATCCACTTTAATCCCTGGGATGATGCCATGCTCGGCCATGTACTTCGGAAACGGGACACCGGCCTTCGTGGATTGACGAATGGTCTCGTCAAATAGAATCGCCCCAGAAATGTAATCACTCAATTTAGGGGTCGTCAGCAGCAACTCACGGTAAGCACGGCGATTCTCTTCAATATTTTCGATACCGACACTGGAAAAACGCTTAGCAATGGTGCCGGCGGACTCATCAATCGCAATGATCCCCTTACCCGAGGCGACCATTGCTTGAGCGGTTTCTGCAAGCTGTTCAATACTCATTGGATTCCTATGGCAGCTACGGAGAAAACGGAAGTATAGCGATGAACACCCCAAGAACATTCCCTTTCAAATAAATAGACACACGCAATCACTCCTTCTTAATTCACATCCCAGCCATGCCCTACCCTACATCGCCACTTGCAACTCAACAGGGCAAAGAATAGAGACCAAGATTCAAGCATCAATCGCTCACGCCACCCCGGATCAGAGCACATCAAACAACGGCAACTAATACCCGCTTACACACCGACCCAAGCACCACTGCGCACCACACACTCCCTTGGGCGTAACTCCACCACAACACACACAGACCCTCTCTCCAAGTGCTCCAGAAGAAAACAGCTCACACCCAGTGCCAGTGGATGCTCTGGGACACCCCATCACAGCCAATGTCATCCCCAAGCCATCTGCACCTACAGCCATCGCGTCCTCATGCACACTGCCTAGCAATACAGCAAGCACATCGGCCAGACACAACGCCCTAACTGATAGCAAGATGCAGCAAACACCCATCCATCACCTGAACCCCATACGCTCCTAGAGCAGACCCCATCATCAAGCAAGACACCACCTGCAACAGCGGCCCTGGCGCACACCACAGCCACTAAGGCAACAGATGCACACATCACCTGCACAGCACCGCTCGACGTTCCCATCTACCGCCCATGACCGCCACTCAGACACTGCCGCAAATCACGCCTGCAACACTAGCAAAGGCATCCTGAGACG encodes:
- a CDS encoding DUF6624 domain-containing protein, whose protein sequence is MNTTHTDDTKRSVSGRPAAQLKDIAAQLIVMGEQDQVDRKRAMSPGFDDYALYAADLKRQQQLERLMQGRGLFRLNEVGKDAVTAEFLIIQHSSPAFMKRFEKEMGELAARGDFPKDDYATFVDRLLVYEHKPQRYGTQANGDLELYPIEDEQFVDKRRASMGLPPLQVLIDKLEKVKQSVRNGKGLGLEK
- the cysK gene encoding cysteine synthase A translates to MTIYNTILDTIGHTPVVKLNRIAPAHVDLYIKVESFNPSGSVKDRLALAIILDAEQQGLLKPGDTIVEATSGNTGVALAMIAAARGYTFVATMVETFSIERRKLMRAYGAKVILTPAAERGSGMVRKAKELAQQHGWFLASQFSNPANPAYHRNTTAAEILRDFAGRRLDHFVSGWGTGGTLTGVGEVLKIARPDIKITASEPASAALLQGKEWQPHKIQGWTPDFVPEVLNRSVPHHILSVTDDDAITVARRLAAEEGVFSGISGGASVATALQIAQQAEPGAVILAMLPDTGERYFSTPLFADINEHSDDAWLASLG
- a CDS encoding class I fructose-bisphosphate aldolase gives rise to the protein MSIEQLAETAQAMVASGKGIIAIDESAGTIAKRFSSVGIENIEENRRAYRELLLTTPKLSDYISGAILFDETIRQSTKAGVPFPKYMAEHGIIPGIKVDKGAYPLAGCPGELVTEGLDGLRARLEEYYKLGARFAKWRAVINIGDDIPSGMCIDANVHALARYAALCQEQGLVPMVEPEVIMDGNHDISAAYEVTEATLRSLFNALYEQNVVLEGTILKASMVIPGTDCEEQASIDEVAESTVMCLKSTVPAILPGIVFLSGGQTDAQSTAHLNAMNQFDPLPWPLSFSYGRAMQQAALKLWSQDMKGNFAKAQQVVYERAKENGLAALGKWKG